The following are encoded in a window of Bradyrhizobium sp. WBOS07 genomic DNA:
- a CDS encoding Crp/Fnr family transcriptional regulator — protein MPLSTSDRSVVEPAIRRLSALRPLSAEARASLDYAMLEGLQRAGSGEDLLAEGDPVDSVRILLSGWLCRYKTLVDGRRQIVNFAFPGESCDAHAYLLPVMDHSIATLTPVVYAEIKRARFEGLLAGDRSLAEAFWCETLVNNAIQREWAVNLGRRTALERVAHLFCEIFERLRPVGMIEGNSCIMPVTQTDLADATGLSVVHLNRTVQDLRASGLIVLRDRILTINDLAALKDAALFSPGYLQLYRR, from the coding sequence ATGCCGTTGTCGACGTCCGATCGCAGCGTGGTGGAGCCGGCCATTCGCCGGCTGAGCGCGCTGAGGCCGTTGTCGGCGGAGGCCCGCGCTTCGCTCGACTATGCGATGCTCGAGGGGTTGCAACGCGCCGGCTCGGGTGAGGACCTTCTCGCGGAGGGGGATCCCGTTGACAGCGTCCGTATCCTGCTGTCGGGCTGGCTCTGCCGCTACAAGACGCTCGTGGACGGGCGGCGCCAGATCGTCAATTTTGCTTTTCCCGGCGAAAGCTGTGACGCCCATGCGTACCTGCTTCCGGTGATGGACCATTCCATCGCGACGCTGACGCCGGTGGTCTACGCCGAGATCAAGCGCGCCCGTTTCGAGGGCCTTCTGGCCGGCGACCGCTCGCTCGCGGAGGCGTTCTGGTGCGAGACGCTGGTCAACAACGCGATCCAGCGCGAATGGGCCGTCAATCTTGGAAGGCGCACGGCCTTGGAGCGCGTGGCGCATCTGTTCTGCGAGATCTTCGAGCGGCTGCGTCCCGTCGGAATGATCGAGGGAAATTCCTGCATCATGCCGGTGACGCAAACGGATCTCGCCGACGCGACGGGTTTGTCGGTGGTCCATCTGAACCGCACCGTCCAGGATCTGCGCGCGTCGGGCCTGATCGTGCTGCGCGATCGCATTCTGACCATCAACGATCTCGCCGCGCTCAAGGATGCGGCGCTGTTCTCGCCGGGCTATCTGCAGCTCTACCGGCGCTGA